Proteins from a single region of Neomonachus schauinslandi chromosome 10, ASM220157v2, whole genome shotgun sequence:
- the C10H20orf85 gene encoding uncharacterized protein C20orf85 homolog, which yields MAQKPLSTAAAERMNLVAQDEIWKYRLKAETEARQNWAQNWGFLTTPLEELLKGEEKPPTPKPKIELPERFRIRPVTPVEKYIKILPSPPIPKTTQGFIGWRSGVPGLNKCLEHDYEIRSCKGAYAKELGWPKQGIH from the exons ATGGCGCAGAAACCTCTCAGCACCGCTGCGGCCGAGCGCATGAACCTCGTGGCCCAGGACGAGATCTG GAAATACCGCCTAAAGGCTGAAACTGAAGCACGTCAAAACTGGGCCCAGAACTGGGGATTTTTAACAACCCCTCTCGAGGAG TTGCTCAAGGGTGAAGAaaaaccccccaccccaaagcccaAAATCGAGCTTCCCGAGCGGTTCCGCATCCGGCCTGTGACCCCAGTGGAGAAATACATCAAG ATCCTTCCATCCCCCCCAATCCCGAAGACGACCCAGGGCTTCATCGGCTGGAGATCCGGGGTGCCTGGCCTGAACAAGTGTCTGGAGCACGATTATGAGATCAGAAGCTGCAAGGGGGCATATGCCAAAGAGCTAGGCTGGCCGAAGCAAGGCATCCACTGA